From a region of the Zingiber officinale cultivar Zhangliang chromosome 4B, Zo_v1.1, whole genome shotgun sequence genome:
- the LOC121977697 gene encoding receptor-like protein EIX1: MVSCSFSKLVILLLTTGAICCRCCVGQGGGEEGTSVDCIQSERRALLAITSNVSSNGLSGEGFSSWTGNDCCRWTGVTCDNATGHITGLDLYFSYLVGQIPESLGNGLAHLVSLNLSNNNITGRIPESLGKLVRLQEVRLSDNHISGQIPETIGNLPNLRVLHLEGNSITGRIPRTLGDMCNLTELDLSHNKIDGELTDLLDGLSSCAQGTPLSSLNVQGNNLSGSIPTRLGKLSQIQNLYLSSNSFQGDINETHFSNLTNLYLLNISSNSLKVMLSSDWIPPFTNVFYIDMSYCHLAAFPNWIRNQTTLRFLYLSSVGLSGNLPVWFSDLELAAVFLDSNNLTGPLPQLGSIISWINLSNNSFVGPIPLSVNHESSLYFLLLSHNKLNGRVPSSFCNLTALEVLDLSDNNLTGEFPNCSNSSPNNLLYLHLNNNKLSGRFPSFLRNCGMLTTLDMGQNRFSGEIPTWVGSSFEFLSILRLSSNSFTGAIPVIADHALLRVLDLSSNSLSGEVPSSLRNLTSVIVRANTGNLFAYDGYLESILITTKGTTIEYTTSVLSYVASIDLSNNDLSGEIPIELTDLLGLNFLNLSRNHITGKIPEKIGSLTQLESLDLSWNSLTGEIPSGISELHFLSHLNLSYNNLSGRIPTGTQLSTLNDSSIYAGNGGLCGMPLPRCRDVSSEAPSDAGDKENGDKIEKIFQIISIILGFVVGFWAYVGTIFMKQNLRVALFRSIDRSSDWIYVQLALKYGRLKFKWQRT; this comes from the coding sequence ATGGTTTCTTGCAGTTTCTCAAAGCTCGTTATCTTACTGCTGACCACCGGAGCCATTTGCTGCCGCTGCTGCGTCGGCCAAGGCGGAGGCGAAGAGGGCACTTCAGTCGACTGCATACAAAGCGAACGGAGAGCTCTGCTTGCTATCACATCCAACGTGTCCTCCAACGGCCTCTCCGGCGAAGGGTTCTCCTCCTGGACTGGTAATGACTGCTGCCGCTGGACAGGAGTCACGTGCGACAACGCCACCGGCCATATCACCGGGCTTGATCTGTATTTCAGTTACCTCGTCGGACAGATTCCGGAGAGCCTGGGGAACGGCCTCGCTCACTTGGTCTCCTTAAATCTGTCGAACAACAACATCACCGGAAGGATTCCAGAGAGTTTGGGGAAGCTTGTCAGGCTGCAGGAGGTACGCTTGTCTGATAACCATATTTCAGGACAGATTCCAGAAACGATTGGGAATCTTCCAAACTTGAGAGTTTTGCATTTAGAAGGCAACTCCATTACAGGGCGGATCCCAAGAACCCTGGGCGATATGTGCAACTTGACAGAATTAGATCTATCCCATAACAAAATAGATGGAGAGTTGACAGATTTGCTAGATGGTTTGTCTAGTTGTGCTCAGGGAACGCCTCTGTCATCATTGAATGTTCAGGGCAACAACTTGAGCGGGAGCATCCCCACAAGGCTTGGCAAATTATCTCAAATACAGAATTTATACCTGTCGTCTAACTCATTCCAAGGCGACATCAACGAAACTCACTTTTCCAACCTCACCAATTTGTACCTTTTGAATATCTCTTCCAACTCCTTGAAGGTGATGCTGTCGAGTGATTGGATTCCCCCGTTTACTAATGTCTTCTACATTGATATGAGCTATTGTCATCTAGCTGCGTTTCCTAACTGGATTCGGAACCAAACTACCTTGAGATTCCTCTACTTGTCAAGCGTTGGACTGTCGGGAAATCTTCCAGTTTGGTTTTCCGATCTCGAGTTGGCCGCTGTTTTCTTGGATTCCAACAACTTGACTGGTCCATTACCTCAACTGGGGTCTATAATTAGCTGGATCAATCTTTCCAATAACTCTTTTGTTGGCCCTATACCACTGAGTGTTAACCATGAGAGTTCCCTCTACTTTTTGTTGTTGTCGCATAACAAGCTCAATGGCCGTGTTCCTTCCTCCTTCTGCAATCTGACTGCCCTCGAAGTTCTCGATCTGTCTGATAACAACTTGACTGGGGAATTCCCCAATTGCAGCAACTCATCTCCCAACAATCTGCTCTATTTACACTTGAACAACAACAAACTCTCTGGGAGATTTCCCTCTTTTCTGAGAAATTGTGGAATGTTAACTACATTGGACATGGGTCAGAATAGATTTTCTGGTGAAATACCAACATGGGTCGGAAGTAGCTTTGAATTTCTGTCGATCCTTCGTTTGAGCTCAAATTCATTCACTGGTGCCATCCCAGTTATAGCAGATCATGCTCTTCTTCGAGTTTTGGATCTTTCATCCAACAGTCTTTCAGGCGAAGTGCCGTCGTCTCTGAGGAACCTGACTTCTGTTATTGTAAGAGCAAACACTGGCAACCTTTTTGCATATGATGGTTATCTAGAGAGTATCTTGATCACCACAAAAGGAACAACTATTGAATACACTACCAGTGTTCTCAGTTACGTAGCAAGCATCGACCTGTCAAACAATGATCTTTCTGGTGAGATCCCAATTGAGCTCACAGACCTTCTAGGGTTGAATTTCCTGAACTTGTCAAGGAATCACATAACAGGAAAGATTCCAGAAAAGATTGGCAGCCTGACACAACTGGAATCACTTGACTTGTCCTGGAACAGTCTCACCGGAGAGATTCCCTCTGGCATATCGGAGCTGCACTTCCTTAGCCACCTGAATTTATCTTACAACAACTTGTCAGGAAGAATCCCAACTGGCACCCAATTGTCCACCTTGAATGACTCCTCAATATATGCTGGTAACGGAGGCCTTTGCGGAATGCCATTGCCACGGTGCAGAGATGTAAGCAGTGAAGCTCCATCTGATGCAGGAGACAAAGAAAATGGTgacaagattgaaaaaatattccAAATCATTAGCATTATCCTAGGGTTTGTGGTTGGTTTTTGGGCTTATGTTGGCACAATCTTCATGAAGCAGAACTTAAGAGTTGCTCTTTTCCGATCGATCGACAGGAGCTCTGACTGGATCTACGTGCAGTTGGCACTCAAGTATGGAAGACTGAAGTTCAAATGGCAAAGGACTTGA